Sequence from the Gammaproteobacteria bacterium genome:
CCCTGATTGTATTTAGAAAAAATACCGCAGCCGCAACTCCGCGCGCCAGTCGTTGGGACGCTCGCCGAAGTCGGTGTTGGCCCCGCCTTCAAGCAGGGTGAGGCGACCGCGCAGTTCCAGATCGGTGATGCCGGTGTAGATCGCCTCGGGGATCAGGGTGTAACTGCTGTCGTGCAGATTGATGATAGTGGTGGCCCCGGCGCTCCAGTACAGCGCATCGAAGGGTTCCTTTTGTGACACTCTTATATATAGATAATCCTGCATGGGCTGCGCGACGCCGTAACCGGCCTGGCGTGCCGCCTGCGCTGCGGGGCGCAATGCGGGATTGGTGAGCGTATTGCGGGCCAGGTCAAAAAAGCGCTGCATTTCATTCGGCGTGTAACCGGCGCCGTTGTGGTAGTACTCGGCGATCCAGGTGGTCTCGGCTGCGGTGAGATAACGCAGACCGAGCAGCCAGTCAACGTCCCCGGTTTCGCGCGGTGCCAGCGTGTTGCCGGCCTCGAGTACGCGGTGGCTACGGTCGTCAAACCATGCCAGCTCACCGTGCACTTCAAAATTCGTCGTCAGGTTGCGGGCGAAATCCATACCGATGGCATTTGGGCGGCTGTCGCCGCGGCGCACCATGACATCGATGTCGGTGTCGCGGTACAGCATGTACAGCCGGGCCGCGAGGTTGGTATCCTTCTGCGCGCCGAAGTCGTCGTTGATGTCATCGGTGACCGGCAGGATCACCGGCGTGAACGAGACGGTTTGCAGCGGCCCGCTGAAACTCTTCACATACTCGGCGGTGGCCAGCACAAAACCCTCGCGGGCCAGTTCCGGATCGGTGGCGTCCTTGGGCCGTTCCACGAAACCCACCGTGTTGAAGGCGTAACCCTTGCCCCAGCGTAGCGCACGCTTGCCGGCGGTGAGGGTCCAGCGTTCGTTGGGTTGCGCATCGAGGTAGAGTTCGTAAAAGCGCGTGTCGTGGCGATTGCCGTTGTAGTCATCCAGCGACTCGCCGTGCCACAGGCCGTTGATACTGACCGCGTCCCAGCGGTATTTGCCGCTCAGCTCCAGCACGCCTCGGTAGCGTTGATAACTGTCCGGCGCGCCGTCGGGAAAAGTCAGGGCGCTCAACGCCGCGCCGGGATCAACATCGAAATGCTCGGCGCTGCCTTGCAGGTAGCCGCCGAATTCATAGGGCTTCTTTTCATACTGGCCGAAGTCGAAACTGAAACTCTCGGCGGCCATCGCCGTCATGGCCGGCCCCGTCACCAGCCAACCGATCAGTAACGGGGCCAGGGCGATCCCTCTCATTGACGCAGTTCGCCCACCCGCGGCAGGTAATCCAGGGTAAAGACCTCGTCGGCAAACGCGCGCGGGCGCAGGCCGTCGAACAGCATTACCGACTGGTAGCCTTTATACAGCGGACTGTCGGTGACCAGTTTGGCCGGACGCATGAGGCCGTGGCCGAAGTCCTTGATCTCGGAATAGTGCAGGGTCTTGATCAGCAGGCCACTGGCGGCATAGGCCTCGATGGTCAACGGCGTGCGCGTCTTCTTGTCCACCCACATCTTCATTTTGTCATAGGCCACCGCCGCGCCGCGCGCCTTGAGTTCGAGGATGTATTGGTTGTTCTCCTCGCCGGCGGCGCTGGCCGTGTATTCGACGCTGAAATCCAGTTGCAGGATATCGGAATTATTGAACACGCCGCCGATCACCGACTGCAGGCTGGTGATGCGGATCGGTTTGCCGACATTCGGAATATACAGCCACAGGTTGTCGCCCAGACGCAGGGTGCTGCGGCCCTTCTCGCTGGGCGGGTCGAGAAACAGCGCGACCATCTTGTCGTCGCCCTTCTTGACCGTGTAGAGCACGAACTCCTTGCGCTTGCCGTCCGGCTCGATATTGATGAGCTTGCGGTACATCTCATACGAAGCGGGCGCCATGCGGGTATCCACTTCCTTGAGTACCGCGGTGGCATCGAACGCGTACGCAGGTATCGCGCCACCGAGCATGAGCCACAGTATTGCGGCATGGAACAACGAGTTTGTTTTCATAGATAACCTCATACATGTCGTAAGGCAGTGATCGGATCCATGCGCGCCGCCTTCCAGGCCGGTTGCAGGCTGGCGACGACCGCCACCAGGATGACGATGCCGCCGATCCACAGCACCTCGCCCACCGCGAGAGCTGGCGCCAACACGACCACCTGGCGGCCGAAGGCGAAACTCACCGGCCACAGGTTCAGCGCATACACCAGCAGCAGGCTGATGGCCGTGCCGATCGCCGTGCCGACCAGGCCGAGCAGCAGGCCCTCGCTCAGGAACAGCCCCATGATACGCCGCGGCGGCGTGCCGATGGCGGCGATAGTGCCGATCTCGCGGATGCGCTCGTACACCGCCATGATCATCACGTTCATGATGGCGATGAGCACGATGCCCACCAGCATGATGCGAATGAACAGATCCAGCAGATCGATCATGCGCGCGATGTTGGCAAACGGCGAGAGCTGGTCCCAGGTGTGTACGTCGATCTGCGGCTGGCCTTGCGGATTGACCATGCCCGACAGCGCTGCGCGCAGTTGCGTCGTGACCCGTTCGACCTGATCGATATTTTTCAGGCGCACGGCGATCTCGTTGATCTCCTTGCCATCGATGCGCAGCAGGGTGCGGGCGTCGTCCATGTGCAGGTAGCCGTCGCGCCCGCCCGGCCCGGTCACGTCGCCCAGCACGCCCTGCACCACGAAGGTCTGGCCGTTGACCGAGCCGTCCACATTCGTCGCCACCAGCACCACGGTGTCGCCGGGCTTGACCTTCAGGCCCTTGGCCAGCAGTTCCGGGATCAGCAGCTTGCCCGGCTCGATCAGGCCGTTGGCCAGGCTGCCGTCCACCAGGCGTTCGACCAGGCCCGGCATGGCGGTGGCCTCGCGTGCGGGGATAATCCCGTTCAACCGGATGTTGGTGGTCTCGGTGAAATTGCTGAACATGGCGCCAAACTTGAGCCGCGGTGATACGGCCTCGACCTCGGGAATGGCCGCGAGCGCCTGCTCGACTTTCTCTACCTGCGCCGGTTTCATGTTGAGATTCAGCGGCAGATTGTCGATGGAGGCGACATAACCTTTACGGTGCACCTGCAGGTGGCCGAGCATGGAGTCGGTGAACGTGCCGATCATAACCGACTTGAAGGACCCAGCCACTGCGACAAACAACAGCACGGCGACAATACCCAGCACGATCAGCCCCGAGGTCAGCAACGTGCGCCGCCAGTAGCGGGCCAGGTTACGCGCGGCGAGTTTGAGGATACGGCTCATGCGGCACCTCCCGGATGATTCGTTAAGCGGCCGTCTTCGAGGGTGAACGTGACCTCGGCCTCGTTCATGATCTTCTGGTCGTGGGTGGAAAAGATAAACGTGGTACCGAACTCGTCGCGCATCTTTTTCATCAGCGCAAGAATGCGGTAGGCAGTATCGTGATCGAGGTTGGCGGTGGGTTCATCGGCCAGCACCAGTTTGGGATTCGTGGCCAGGGCGCGGGCCACCGCGATGCGCTGTTTCTGTCCGCCCGAGAGTTGGTCGGGCCGCTTGTCCGCCTGATCCGCCATGCCCACCGCCTCGAGCAATTCCCTGACCCGTGCCTGGCGTTTGTCCGCCGGCCAGTCCTGCACCATCAACAGTGGGTACTCGATGTTCTCGCTGGCCGAGAGCACCGGGATGAGATTAAAATCCTGGAAGATGAAACCAAGGTTACTGCCGCGAAACGCCGCCGCGTCGGCGCGGTCGAGTTTCGCAATGTCGGTATCCAGCACCGTCAGCGTGCCGCCGCTGGGCCGGTCCAGCCCGCCGATCATGTTCAACAGCGTGCTCTTGCCGCTGCCGGACGGGCCAACGAAGGCCACGAATGCGCCGGCTTCAATAGAAAAATCCACCCCGCGCACCGCGCGCACCTCGACATCCCCCGCACAGTAGGTCTTGGTCAGTTCCCTGGCTGAAATCAGATTCATAAACGCTCCTTACTCCGGTGTAGAAGGAGACGCACTACGGAACACTCGCCTTGCGCCATGCTCATTCAATCCCGCCTTTGCAGGCAGGGCCAGGCGGAGAACGCCAGAAAATAGAGCGCAATGAGATTCACGATCGGGATCACCATCAAAAGGCTCAGCCACTTTGAATACCCGGCCTTCGAGAAGATTGCCCAGAATGGGATAATGACGATTATCGCGATAACAACCCACATGATGGGACCGAACACGAAAAAGCCCGGTGGCATACCTTCACCTGCAGTTGGCATGATTTACTCCTCCTATGTGCTAATAAAAGTATTTAACATTTTTTCCTTCCATCGGCATGCGCATTAACCTTGAGCAAGGAATCTGTCCGATTCCAGAATGCACAGCCACTTGGTCGGAAAGGACAGGCATTTCGCGAAATACCACTAAGCCGCCAGCCATTCCTCAATCTTCTTGCGATCCGGCACGCCGCCGGCGTGCACCACCGTGCCGTCGATCACCACGCCGGGGGTGGACATGACACCATAGCCCATGATAGCGCCGATGTCCTCGACCTTTTCCAGTTCGACCTCGACGCCCTTGGCCTTGGCGGTCTCTTCGATCAGCGCCAGGGTGCGCTTGCAGTTAGCGCAGCCGGTGCCGAGTACCTTGATGTTTTTCATGATGTAACTCCTAATATAGATACTAGCAGCAGGACTGGCCACTCGCCGTCGGCGTGCAGCAGGCGGATTCGGTGACCTGAACATCGAGCGACGTGCCCTTTTCCACCTTCGGCTTCGGCAGCGCGGCCGCCGCTTCGTCAAAGGCGGCGTCGAGTCTCTGCGCCGCCTCGTCGCGGATGTGGCGGGCGATCTCGATCACAGTATCGATCTGCTGTTGCGGCACGCCGGCCGCTCGCAGGCGATTCAGCTGGCACTGGCCCATGGCCGGGTGATTGGCGGCGATGCCGGCGGCCAGCGAGATCATGGCGACGATGGATGAGTGCAGTTGGGGTTGTTCGGTCATTTCGTTACTCCTGTCGTTCAAACAAATAGATTGAAACCCCAGCCCACCAGTGTGAACGCAATCGCCAGTATCCCGGCATACAGCGCCAGCGCCGGCCACTTGATGACCTTGCGCAGGATGATCATCTCCGGCAATGACAGCGCGGCGATGCTCATCATGAAGGCCAGCGTGGTGCCGACGGCCACGCCCTTGCCGAGCATGGCCTCAGCCACGGGAATCACGCCGGTGGCATTGGAATACAATGGCACGCCCAGCAGCACCGCGCCGGGCACGGCGAGCCAGTTGTCCTTGCCGCCCAGATGCTCGGTCACCCACGCTTCCGGCACATAACCATGAAATAGTGCGCCGACGGCGATGCCCGCGACCACCCACTTCCACAGGCGACCAACGATCTCGCGCACCTCACCCCAGGCGTAGCGATGTCGGCCGGCCAGCGAGGTATCGGGCACGGCCTGCGCCATCTGGCCCATCTGGATCTTCCAGACGTATTTTTCAACCCAGCGTTCCGGTTTAAAGCGCTCCATGATCATGCCGCCGACATAGGCCACCGTCAGACCGGCGGCGACGTACATTACCGTCAATTTCCAGCCGAGGATGCCGAGCAGGATAACCACCGCGACTTCGTTGATCATCGGGCTGGCGATGAGGAACGAGAAGGTGACGCCCAGCGGAATACCTGCCTCGACAAAACCGATGAACAGCGGCACCGAGGAGCAGGAGCAGAACGGCGTCACCGCGCCGAGGGTCACGGCCGAGGAGCGCGCCAGCCATTTGGGTTTGCCGCGCACGTAGTCGCGCACCCGCTCCGGTGAGAGCAGCGCACGCAGCAGGCCCATGATGTAGATGATGATCACCAGCATGGCGAAGATCTTCGCCGTGTCCATGACAAAGAAGTGCAGCGCCGCGCCGGCATGGCTGTCGGCGCTCAAGCCGAGCCACTGGTAGACGATCAGATTGGCCAGTGCGTCGAACATGACGGTCAATGGCCTCCGTGCACATGCAAGTCCGCCGGGCAGCACTGCTCATGCGGAACGACCCCTTCACGCGCCTCATACCAGCCGCGAGTGCGGTTGACCACGCCCACGGCAATCAGCATCACCGGTACCTCGATGAGTACACCCACCACGGTGGCCAGTGCCGCGCCCGACTGGAAGCCGAACAGCGCTATGGCGGTGGCGACGGCTAACTCGAAGAAGTTGCTGGCGCCAATCAGCGCGGAGGGTCCTGCCACGCAGTGCGGCGAGCACACCGCACGGTTGAGCAGGTAGGCCAGCCCCGAGTTGAAGAACACCTGGATCAGGATGGGCACCGCCAGCAGCGCGATGACCAGTGGCTGCTTTATGATCTGTTCACCCTGAAAACCGAACAACAGCACCAGCGTGGCGAGCAACGCGGACAGCGACACCGGGTGCATGCGATCCAGCACCCGTTGCAGGCGCAGATAACCGTGTTCACCCTTGAGCAGCCAGTTGCGCCACAGGTTGGCGATCACCAGCGGCACCACGATATAGACCAGCACCGACAACAGCAGCGTATCCCACGGCACAGTAATGGCGGACAGGCCCAGCAGCAGCCCGACGATGGGCGCGAAGGCAAAGATCATGATCACGTCGTTGAGCGCCACCTGCGACAGGGTGAAGTGTGGCTCGCCTTTTGAAAGATGACTCCAGACGAACACCATGGCGGTACAGGGAGCGGCGGCGAGGATGATGAGACCGGCGATGTAGGAATCGATCTGCTCCGCCGGCAGCCACGGGCGGAACAGCCAGCCGATGAACAACCAGCCGAGCAGCGCCATGGAAAAGGGTTTCACCGCCCAGTTGACAAATAGGGTCACGCCGACGCCGCGCCAGTGTTGCGTGACACCCTTGAGCGCATGCAGGTCGATCTTGAGCAGCATGGGGATGATCATCAGCCACACCAGCACCGCCACAGGCAGATTGACCTGCGCGATTTCCAGCTCA
This genomic interval carries:
- a CDS encoding outer membrane lipoprotein-sorting protein → MLGGAIPAYAFDATAVLKEVDTRMAPASYEMYRKLINIEPDGKRKEFVLYTVKKGDDKMVALFLDPPSEKGRSTLRLGDNLWLYIPNVGKPIRITSLQSVIGGVFNNSDILQLDFSVEYTASAAGEENNQYILELKARGAAVAYDKMKMWVDKKTRTPLTIEAYAASGLLIKTLHYSEIKDFGHGLMRPAKLVTDSPLYKGYQSVMLFDGLRPRAFADEVFTLDYLPRVGELRQ
- a CDS encoding FtsX-like permease family protein produces the protein MSRILKLAARNLARYWRRTLLTSGLIVLGIVAVLLFVAVAGSFKSVMIGTFTDSMLGHLQVHRKGYVASIDNLPLNLNMKPAQVEKVEQALAAIPEVEAVSPRLKFGAMFSNFTETTNIRLNGIIPAREATAMPGLVERLVDGSLANGLIEPGKLLIPELLAKGLKVKPGDTVVLVATNVDGSVNGQTFVVQGVLGDVTGPGGRDGYLHMDDARTLLRIDGKEINEIAVRLKNIDQVERVTTQLRAALSGMVNPQGQPQIDVHTWDQLSPFANIARMIDLLDLFIRIMLVGIVLIAIMNVMIMAVYERIREIGTIAAIGTPPRRIMGLFLSEGLLLGLVGTAIGTAISLLLVYALNLWPVSFAFGRQVVVLAPALAVGEVLWIGGIVILVAVVASLQPAWKAARMDPITALRHV
- a CDS encoding ABC transporter ATP-binding protein is translated as MNLISARELTKTYCAGDVEVRAVRGVDFSIEAGAFVAFVGPSGSGKSTLLNMIGGLDRPSGGTLTVLDTDIAKLDRADAAAFRGSNLGFIFQDFNLIPVLSASENIEYPLLMVQDWPADKRQARVRELLEAVGMADQADKRPDQLSGGQKQRIAVARALATNPKLVLADEPTANLDHDTAYRILALMKKMRDEFGTTFIFSTHDQKIMNEAEVTFTLEDGRLTNHPGGAA
- a CDS encoding thioredoxin family protein is translated as MKNIKVLGTGCANCKRTLALIEETAKAKGVEVELEKVEDIGAIMGYGVMSTPGVVIDGTVVHAGGVPDRKKIEEWLAA
- a CDS encoding permease, with protein sequence MFDALANLIVYQWLGLSADSHAGAALHFFVMDTAKIFAMLVIIIYIMGLLRALLSPERVRDYVRGKPKWLARSSAVTLGAVTPFCSCSSVPLFIGFVEAGIPLGVTFSFLIASPMINEVAVVILLGILGWKLTVMYVAAGLTVAYVGGMIMERFKPERWVEKYVWKIQMGQMAQAVPDTSLAGRHRYAWGEVREIVGRLWKWVVAGIAVGALFHGYVPEAWVTEHLGGKDNWLAVPGAVLLGVPLYSNATGVIPVAEAMLGKGVAVGTTLAFMMSIAALSLPEMIILRKVIKWPALALYAGILAIAFTLVGWGFNLFV
- the arsB gene encoding ACR3 family arsenite efflux transporter, yielding MGFFERYLTAWVFLCILVGIALGHFFNGAFQAIGELEIAQVNLPVAVLVWLMIIPMLLKIDLHALKGVTQHWRGVGVTLFVNWAVKPFSMALLGWLFIGWLFRPWLPAEQIDSYIAGLIILAAAPCTAMVFVWSHLSKGEPHFTLSQVALNDVIMIFAFAPIVGLLLGLSAITVPWDTLLLSVLVYIVVPLVIANLWRNWLLKGEHGYLRLQRVLDRMHPVSLSALLATLVLLFGFQGEQIIKQPLVIALLAVPILIQVFFNSGLAYLLNRAVCSPHCVAGPSALIGASNFFELAVATAIALFGFQSGAALATVVGVLIEVPVMLIAVGVVNRTRGWYEAREGVVPHEQCCPADLHVHGGH